GGCCGACCGTTCGAACGCGAGTCCTAcccgcccggcccggccgcccCGACTCACCCACGTGGGTGGGAAAGAGCTCCTCGTTGTTGATCTGCACCTCGATCCAGTCCATGAGCAGGTCCATGTAGCGGGGGGCCGACAGCGCCGTGGGCTTGCGGAACTGGTGCTCGTCTTGCCAGCGGTACTCGTACTTGGGGCCGCCGGACATGACCGGGCAGGACTGCTCCGTGCACTCGTCGCCGATGGTGCCGTAGATGAGGTTGACGCGGTTGAAGAAGTCCACCACGTGCACGGCCACCCAGTCGCTGAGCTCCTCGCCGGGGGGCAGCTGCACGGCCAGCTTCaggtcgagccccgcgttcaGCGACGCCTGCGCCTTCTTGTGCAGCTCGAACCGCTGGGTGCCCGGCTCGAACTTGCGCTTGGGCCGGAAAGTCTTGTCCTTGTTGAAAACTTGCTTCAGGAAGGGGTTGGACATGGTGGCCCCGTGCCCGGCCCGTGCTCCCCGGCGAGGCCTCTGCAGAGTGGCCCCGGGCAGGGCGCTGC
This sequence is a window from Prionailurus bengalensis isolate Pbe53 chromosome A2, Fcat_Pben_1.1_paternal_pri, whole genome shotgun sequence. Protein-coding genes within it:
- the MOB3A gene encoding MOB kinase activator 3A isoform X2, producing MSNPFLKQVFNKDKTFRPKRKFEPGTQRFELHKKAQASLNAGLDLKLAVQLPPGEELSDWVAVHVVDFFNRVNLIYGTIGDECTEQSCPVMSGGPKYEYRWQDEHQFRKPTALSAPRYMDLLMDWIEVQINNEELFPTHVGTPFPKNFLQVVRKILSRLFRVFVHVYIHHFDRIAQMGSEAHVNTCYKHFYYFVKEFGLIDTKELEPLKEMTARMCH